From a region of the Crocosphaera sp. UHCC 0190 genome:
- a CDS encoding mechanosensitive ion channel, whose translation MIELAPSILLQLKSPPPDLSQRIISVVGGDIFSFGKAILILLIGWIIAVFVRKIIRQILNQTEIDNQIASRILGREDEGQSIPIEKWVSEFAYWIIILFAVVAFLNTLNLQEVSKPLNTLLGEITGFVPKLLGASILLGVAWVLATLTKMIVQGILGRIGLDEQLKQQMGTSEQQHETPSLQNTISNALYWFIFLLFLPSILSTLNLQGTLLPVQTLVNNILAIVPNIFAALLIGTVGWIIAQIVQRIVTNLLAATGLDQIGTQLGLSVERGQQSLSQIMGNIVYILVLIPVAITALDALKIQAISQPATEMLQQVLTLLPKLFAATVILGLAYVAGQYLSTLVSNILSSIGFNNIFQWLGISQTLSTAQTFGPETEEIDEKTDSITQRTPSELVGFLVLIGVMLVATLTAVDILQIQALKGVVATFMLLAGQVLVGLVVLALGLYLSNLAFNLITSSQTRQSKFLGYTARISILILVSAMALQQMGIAPNIVNLAFGLLVGGIAAAIALAFGLGGREVAAEQLREWLNTLKQD comes from the coding sequence ATGATTGAATTAGCACCCTCTATTTTACTTCAACTTAAATCCCCTCCACCAGATTTGAGTCAGAGAATTATTTCCGTTGTCGGTGGTGATATCTTTTCCTTTGGTAAAGCCATTTTAATCCTATTGATTGGTTGGATTATTGCGGTATTTGTGCGTAAAATTATCCGGCAAATTCTCAATCAAACTGAGATAGATAATCAAATTGCTTCTCGAATTCTTGGACGAGAAGATGAAGGACAATCTATCCCCATTGAAAAATGGGTGTCCGAGTTTGCTTACTGGATTATTATCTTATTTGCTGTTGTTGCTTTTTTAAATACCCTCAATTTACAAGAGGTTTCCAAACCCCTCAATACTTTATTAGGGGAAATAACGGGCTTTGTGCCTAAACTATTGGGAGCAAGTATTCTCCTAGGAGTCGCTTGGGTATTAGCGACATTAACAAAAATGATTGTCCAAGGTATTCTAGGAAGAATAGGACTTGATGAACAATTAAAGCAGCAAATGGGAACATCAGAACAGCAGCATGAGACACCTTCTCTGCAAAATACCATTAGTAATGCTCTGTACTGGTTTATTTTTCTGCTGTTTTTACCCAGTATTTTAAGTACCCTTAATTTACAAGGAACTCTTCTTCCTGTACAGACTCTCGTTAACAATATTTTGGCAATTGTGCCTAATATTTTTGCGGCTCTACTGATTGGGACTGTCGGTTGGATTATTGCTCAAATTGTGCAACGAATTGTCACTAATTTGTTAGCAGCGACGGGATTAGATCAAATAGGAACGCAATTAGGATTATCAGTCGAAAGAGGACAACAATCTCTCTCCCAAATCATGGGAAATATTGTCTATATTTTGGTTTTGATTCCGGTTGCCATTACTGCGTTGGACGCGCTGAAAATTCAAGCGATTTCGCAACCAGCAACGGAAATGCTGCAACAAGTATTAACCTTGTTGCCCAAATTATTTGCAGCCACTGTTATTCTTGGTTTAGCTTATGTTGCGGGACAATATCTCTCAACCTTAGTCAGTAACATTTTAAGCAGTATTGGCTTCAACAACATCTTTCAATGGTTAGGGATTTCTCAAACCTTATCAACTGCTCAAACCTTTGGCCCAGAAACTGAAGAAATAGACGAAAAAACGGACTCTATCACTCAACGTACTCCCTCAGAATTAGTGGGATTTTTAGTCTTAATTGGCGTGATGTTAGTTGCCACCTTGACGGCGGTTGATATCCTTCAAATTCAAGCCCTTAAGGGAGTCGTTGCCACATTTATGTTGTTAGCGGGTCAAGTGTTAGTTGGACTGGTTGTTTTAGCATTGGGATTATATTTGTCCAATTTAGCCTTTAACTTAATTACCAGTTCCCAAACTCGTCAATCAAAGTTTCTTGGTTATACGGCTCGTATTTCCATCCTCATTCTTGTTTCTGCCATGGCATTACAACAGATGGGTATTGCCCCTAATATTGTTAATTTAGCCTTTGGTTTGCTAGTCGGTGGTATTGCTGCTGCCATTGCTCTCGCTTTTGGTTTAGGGGGACGAGAAGTCGCTGCTGAACAATTACGTGAATGGTTAAATACTTTGAAACAAGATTAA
- a CDS encoding FkbM family methyltransferase has protein sequence MIKFSGKKIKNLLKKIERKYHPKYQINFLNQGMINLIDVGSIGGLPSPWNTHANCINFLLNFEPNEAIQKGKNFMTYNTALWESEETLPFYIYKGFNATGSSLFQQNHEYVQNHWETLRLQGPKELAETWFERSKLVETKTLKCRSLDQIINEEFSLKTFHFLKIDAQGAEYNILKGASEFLSKSCVGLHLELFVIPLYKEIALLSEVESYLNNFGFKLIKKFPPHGTFNSQHDCIFIHESRNPQIASKIRKIYQIDH, from the coding sequence ATGATCAAATTCTCTGGTAAAAAAATAAAAAACTTGCTCAAGAAGATAGAACGTAAATATCACCCAAAATATCAAATAAATTTTTTAAATCAGGGAATGATTAACCTCATTGATGTTGGGTCTATTGGTGGTTTACCCTCCCCTTGGAATACTCATGCTAATTGTATCAATTTTTTACTCAATTTTGAGCCAAATGAAGCGATCCAGAAGGGTAAAAATTTCATGACTTATAATACAGCATTATGGGAAAGTGAAGAAACTCTGCCATTCTATATTTATAAAGGATTTAATGCAACAGGGTCTTCTTTATTTCAACAAAATCATGAATATGTTCAAAATCATTGGGAAACTTTAAGGTTACAAGGGCCGAAAGAACTAGCAGAGACATGGTTTGAAAGGTCAAAATTAGTAGAAACAAAAACGTTAAAATGTCGTTCCCTTGATCAAATTATTAATGAAGAATTTTCTTTAAAAACCTTTCACTTTTTGAAAATTGATGCTCAAGGAGCAGAATATAATATTCTTAAAGGAGCATCTGAATTTTTATCAAAAAGTTGTGTTGGACTTCATCTAGAACTTTTTGTTATTCCACTCTATAAAGAAATTGCTTTGCTCAGTGAGGTAGAAAGTTATCTAAATAATTTCGGTTTTAAACTCATTAAAAAGTTTCCCCCCCATGGAACCTTTAATTCTCAGCATGATTGTATCTTTATTCATGAGTCAAGAAATCCACAAATTGCTTCTAAAATTCGTAAAATTTATCAAATTGATCATTAA
- a CDS encoding NifU family protein: protein MTQSIDKIATLETLIEEISRYEQIVSQWDKNQQVVVERLKEAVEALHKEALTRLIKTVKKDALPALRQAVEDELVYGLLRYHDLIKAPTPPLEKRIEQALETVRPGLKSHHGDVELVAIKLPDTVEVKLVGTCSNCPASTLTMKQGVEQAIKTYCPEIKNVVSVNTSAVSKTGENINSPFAASQDAGWVALARVDEITNGGILPLEIEGLKLILVRKDEIVKGYRNSCMHLAMSLDTGKVENGILTCLHHGFQYQLETGECLTSPGMFLEAYPVKRSGERVLVKVA, encoded by the coding sequence ATGACGCAATCAATTGATAAAATAGCCACCCTAGAAACCTTGATCGAAGAAATTAGTCGTTATGAACAAATTGTGAGTCAATGGGATAAGAATCAACAGGTTGTAGTTGAAAGATTAAAAGAAGCGGTTGAAGCGTTACATAAAGAAGCTTTAACCCGTCTAATTAAGACAGTAAAAAAGGACGCTTTACCTGCCTTACGTCAGGCAGTAGAAGATGAATTAGTCTATGGACTTTTGCGCTATCATGACTTAATAAAGGCCCCCACACCTCCCTTAGAAAAACGCATCGAACAAGCATTAGAAACCGTTCGTCCAGGGCTAAAAAGTCATCACGGAGATGTAGAATTAGTTGCCATCAAATTACCGGATACCGTAGAAGTTAAATTAGTAGGAACTTGTAGCAATTGTCCTGCGTCTACTTTAACCATGAAACAGGGGGTAGAACAAGCAATTAAAACCTACTGTCCTGAAATCAAAAACGTAGTGTCTGTTAATACTTCTGCTGTTAGTAAGACAGGGGAAAATATTAATAGTCCTTTTGCTGCTTCTCAAGATGCAGGGTGGGTAGCATTAGCAAGAGTTGATGAAATTACTAATGGGGGAATATTACCCTTAGAAATTGAAGGATTAAAGTTAATATTAGTGAGAAAAGATGAGATAGTTAAGGGGTATCGTAATAGTTGTATGCACTTAGCGATGTCATTAGATACAGGAAAAGTAGAAAATGGCATTTTAACCTGTTTACATCATGGGTTTCAGTATCAGTTAGAAACAGGCGAATGTCTCACATCTCCAGGAATGTTTTTAGAAGCTTATCCCGTTAAACGGAGTGGGGAAAGAGTGTTAGTTAAAGTAGCTTAG
- a CDS encoding phosphomannomutase/phosphoglucomutase: MAQEFNWKKLQNGSDIRGVTLEGVVDEPVNLTPEVAQILGQGFVSWLSQKLDKKASDLTISLGRDSRLSGPTLMAAVSEGIRLMGSLVYDFDIASTPAMFMSTITPNFNCDGAIMLTASHLPFNRNGLKFFTAEGGLDKPDITNILSLAEKNNFVAAIEKGNLEKHDFIAVYAEGLVKKVRECVNHPDDFEQPLKGLKIIVDAGNGAGGFYADKVLKPLGADTTGSQFLNPDGTFPNHIPNPEDATAMASICQAVIDNKADFGIIFDTDVDRGAAVDNLGKELNRNRLIALISAIVLKEHPGSTIVTDSITSDGLTKFIEEELKGVHHRFKRGYKNVINESIRLNKEGQESWLAIETSGHGAMKENYFLDDGAYLVTKLLIELAKSLQKGKLLTDLIATLQEPEESEEFRLKINTEDFKEYGNQVIQKLTEFASTQDNWQIVPNNYEGVRISCQSPEENGWLLLRLSLHDPVIPINIESNVSGGVAKIATCLLEFLTPFDLLDLSAFEQK, from the coding sequence ATGGCACAAGAATTTAACTGGAAAAAACTGCAAAATGGGTCAGATATTCGCGGAGTTACCCTAGAAGGGGTTGTGGATGAACCCGTTAATTTAACCCCTGAAGTTGCTCAAATTTTAGGTCAAGGGTTTGTCAGTTGGTTAAGCCAGAAATTAGACAAAAAAGCCTCAGATTTAACCATATCTTTAGGGCGAGATAGTCGCTTATCTGGGCCAACTTTAATGGCAGCAGTAAGTGAAGGAATTAGACTCATGGGAAGTCTGGTTTATGATTTTGATATTGCCTCAACCCCTGCTATGTTTATGAGTACCATTACCCCTAATTTTAACTGTGACGGGGCAATTATGTTAACCGCTAGTCATTTACCCTTTAATCGTAATGGCTTAAAGTTTTTTACGGCAGAAGGTGGGTTGGATAAACCAGATATTACGAATATTTTAAGTTTAGCTGAAAAGAATAATTTTGTTGCAGCAATAGAAAAAGGCAACCTAGAAAAACATGACTTTATCGCTGTTTATGCAGAAGGTTTAGTCAAAAAAGTACGAGAATGTGTCAATCATCCTGATGATTTTGAACAACCCTTAAAAGGGTTAAAAATTATTGTTGATGCGGGAAATGGGGCAGGGGGATTTTACGCCGATAAAGTCTTAAAACCCTTGGGTGCTGATACAACAGGTAGTCAATTTTTAAATCCTGATGGCACATTTCCTAATCATATTCCTAACCCGGAAGATGCAACAGCAATGGCTTCAATTTGTCAAGCAGTTATTGATAATAAAGCAGATTTTGGCATTATTTTTGATACGGATGTAGATCGAGGGGCTGCAGTTGATAATTTAGGAAAAGAACTGAATCGCAATCGTTTAATTGCTTTAATTTCTGCTATCGTTTTAAAAGAGCATCCAGGCTCAACTATTGTCACAGATTCCATTACATCTGATGGGTTAACCAAATTTATTGAAGAAGAATTAAAAGGGGTTCATCATCGCTTTAAAAGAGGCTACAAAAATGTTATTAATGAATCGATTCGTTTAAATAAAGAGGGACAAGAATCATGGTTAGCCATTGAAACTTCTGGCCATGGTGCGATGAAAGAAAACTATTTTTTAGATGATGGGGCTTATTTAGTGACAAAACTATTAATTGAATTGGCTAAATCTCTGCAAAAAGGGAAACTTTTAACGGATTTAATTGCTACTTTACAAGAACCAGAAGAAAGTGAAGAATTCCGCTTGAAAATAAACACTGAAGACTTCAAAGAATATGGCAATCAAGTGATTCAGAAATTAACCGAATTTGCCAGCACTCAAGACAATTGGCAAATAGTACCTAATAATTATGAAGGGGTAAGAATTTCTTGTCAATCTCCTGAAGAAAATGGCTGGTTATTATTACGTTTATCTCTTCACGATCCTGTTATACCTATTAATATTGAATCAAATGTTTCGGGAGGTGTGGCTAAAATAGCCACTTGCTTGCTAGAATTTTTAACGCCGTTTGATTTATTAGATTTATCAGCTTTTGAGCAAAAATAA
- a CDS encoding mechanosensitive ion channel family protein: protein MGTINVEVLGAKLQEWLVEFGIQVIAAIIILFVGIQIAKLSRNLVQRLLKRTKVDVTLISFTGNATYVIILALVTIIVLGQVGVKTASLIAILGSVGIAVGLALQGSLSNIASGVMLILFRPFRVGDYIEGGGTAGIVKDIQIFNTILISPDNCRIIVPNSKFFENSITNYSVEDTRRIDLIFGVGYGDNIQEVKRLLTEILAEDKRILKDPIPTIGLLELADNSVNFAVRPWVKTSDYWDVYFSLQETVKQRFDAAGINIPFPQRDIYVHQV from the coding sequence ATGGGAACCATCAATGTAGAAGTCCTAGGGGCTAAACTACAAGAATGGTTAGTCGAATTCGGCATACAAGTTATTGCAGCAATTATCATTCTTTTTGTGGGGATACAAATAGCAAAATTATCCCGAAATTTAGTTCAAAGGTTGTTGAAAAGAACGAAAGTTGATGTTACCTTAATTAGTTTTACAGGAAATGCAACTTATGTCATCATTCTCGCCCTCGTTACCATTATTGTTTTAGGACAAGTCGGGGTTAAAACGGCTTCTTTAATTGCCATTTTAGGTTCAGTTGGTATTGCTGTTGGTTTAGCTTTACAAGGATCATTATCGAATATTGCATCAGGGGTAATGTTAATTCTGTTTCGTCCCTTTCGTGTGGGAGATTATATTGAGGGAGGAGGGACAGCAGGTATTGTTAAAGATATCCAGATCTTTAACACCATTTTAATTAGTCCCGATAACTGTAGAATTATTGTTCCTAACAGCAAATTTTTTGAGAATAGTATTACTAACTATTCTGTTGAAGATACCCGCCGCATTGATTTAATATTTGGGGTTGGTTATGGGGACAACATTCAAGAAGTAAAACGGTTACTGACTGAAATTTTAGCAGAAGATAAACGCATTTTAAAAGATCCTATCCCCACCATTGGACTATTAGAATTAGCCGATAATAGCGTTAATTTTGCCGTTCGTCCTTGGGTCAAAACTTCTGATTACTGGGATGTTTATTTCAGTTTACAAGAAACGGTTAAACAACGATTTGATGCAGCAGGAATTAATATTCCTTTCCCTCAACGAGATATTTATGTTCATCAAGTTTAA
- a CDS encoding DUF29 domain-containing protein produces MSIITNLKTLYEIDDVQWLEDTIKLLKERQFEALDLDNLIEELEDLGSEKRNAVVSLLEQVIRHLLLLEYWTIEREQNLGHWESEIISFRTQLRRKLTTNLRNYLTEELLSIYQDALLFVQRKTSFKVNFPETCPYSLEQLLDIDYGLKKRKLDKNS; encoded by the coding sequence ATGTCTATTATTACTAACTTAAAAACCTTATATGAAATCGATGATGTACAATGGTTAGAAGACACAATTAAATTATTAAAAGAGCGTCAATTTGAAGCCTTAGATCTAGATAATTTAATCGAGGAGTTAGAAGACTTGGGGAGTGAAAAAAGAAATGCCGTTGTTAGTTTATTAGAACAGGTGATTCGTCATTTATTATTACTTGAATATTGGACAATAGAAAGAGAACAAAACCTTGGCCATTGGGAATCAGAAATCATCAGTTTTCGGACTCAATTACGAAGAAAACTAACCACAAATCTTCGCAATTATCTAACAGAAGAATTACTCTCAATTTATCAAGATGCTTTACTTTTTGTGCAACGAAAAACCAGTTTTAAAGTAAATTTTCCTGAAACTTGTCCCTATAGTTTAGAACAATTATTAGATATTGACTACGGACTTAAGAAAAGAAAACTTGACAAAAATAGTTAA
- a CDS encoding DUF4214 domain-containing protein, with amino-acid sequence MKSLIISTASILLISLISAVPALAQSERITCFRDQSVINCPGYGSFNYRFNNNNGNVNRTRNDSELNKEIDNIYLQVLGYNADYNGLRNYSQAINNKGWSLAQVRTDLARSPAFDQAMNAIYQEFLGRNADSSGLQSYRTLIINGRNIDDVKTEIANSPEARNVNNYNRNFYRRGNNNSFGGDINDIFCQTTGICF; translated from the coding sequence ATGAAATCTTTAATTATATCTACCGCTAGTATCTTATTAATTAGTTTAATAAGTGCTGTTCCGGCATTGGCTCAATCAGAAAGAATTACCTGTTTCCGTGATCAGAGTGTGATTAATTGCCCTGGCTATGGCAGTTTTAATTATCGCTTTAACAACAATAATGGGAATGTCAATCGAACTCGTAACGATTCTGAGCTTAATAAAGAAATAGATAATATCTATCTTCAGGTTTTGGGGTACAATGCCGACTACAATGGTCTAAGAAACTATAGCCAAGCCATTAATAATAAAGGCTGGTCTTTAGCTCAGGTAAGGACTGATCTTGCCCGTAGTCCAGCATTTGATCAAGCGATGAACGCAATATATCAAGAGTTTTTGGGACGGAACGCCGATAGCTCTGGATTGCAGAGCTACCGAACTTTAATTATTAATGGCAGAAACATTGATGATGTCAAAACTGAAATTGCCAACAGCCCTGAAGCTCGGAACGTAAATAACTATAATCGTAATTTCTATCGACGCGGTAATAATAATTCTTTTGGAGGAGACATAAATGATATCTTTTGTCAGACAACAGGTATTTGTTTTTAA
- the frr gene encoding ribosome recycling factor — MLDDLKESMQKSVEATQRSFNTLRTGRANAAILDRVMVDYYGTETPLFQLANISTPDATTITIQPYDKGSMGQIERAISLSDVGLTPNNDGQIIRLNIPQLTEERRKDLVKLAGKMAEEGKVAIRNIRRDAIDDVRKQEKNSDISEDESRGLQDDIQKVTDQFTEKIDGLLAKKEKDIMTV; from the coding sequence ATGTTAGATGATCTCAAAGAAAGTATGCAAAAGTCCGTTGAGGCCACTCAGCGGTCTTTTAATACCCTACGAACAGGACGGGCCAATGCGGCGATCCTGGATCGGGTAATGGTGGACTATTATGGGACGGAGACACCCTTATTTCAGTTGGCTAATATTAGTACCCCGGACGCGACGACGATCACGATTCAACCCTACGATAAGGGCAGTATGGGGCAAATTGAACGGGCGATCAGTCTGTCGGATGTGGGACTAACCCCCAATAATGATGGCCAAATTATTCGTCTGAATATTCCTCAATTAACGGAGGAACGGCGGAAAGATTTGGTTAAATTAGCGGGAAAAATGGCCGAGGAGGGGAAAGTCGCCATTAGGAATATTCGTCGAGATGCGATCGATGATGTGCGTAAACAAGAGAAAAATAGTGACATCTCTGAGGATGAATCTCGCGGTTTACAAGATGATATCCAAAAGGTAACTGATCAGTTTACTGAAAAAATTGATGGGTTATTAGCTAAGAAAGAAAAGGATATTATGACGGTTTAA
- the pyrH gene encoding UMP kinase: protein MTYQRVLLKLSGEALMGNLGYGIDPKVVADIAQEISDVINHGIQLAIVVGGGNIFRGVKAASAGMDRATADYVGMIATVMNAMTLQDALEQMEIPTRVLTAIAMQEVAEPYIRRRAIRHLEKGRVVIFGAGSGNPFFTTDTTAALRAAEIEAEVVFKATKVDGVYDSDPHLNPNARRYQSLTYSHVLAHDLRVMDSTAIALCKENNIPIVVFDLSVPGNIVRAIQGETVGTIVGGFCDVR from the coding sequence ATGACTTACCAGCGCGTATTACTTAAACTCAGCGGTGAAGCCTTAATGGGAAACCTAGGCTATGGCATTGACCCCAAAGTCGTGGCCGACATTGCTCAAGAAATTTCTGATGTCATCAATCATGGCATTCAATTAGCGATCGTTGTCGGTGGGGGCAACATTTTTCGGGGAGTCAAAGCAGCGTCGGCGGGCATGGATCGGGCAACGGCTGATTATGTTGGCATGATCGCTACGGTGATGAATGCCATGACGTTGCAAGATGCCCTCGAACAAATGGAAATTCCCACTAGGGTACTGACGGCGATCGCCATGCAGGAAGTGGCGGAACCCTATATCCGTCGTCGTGCGATCCGTCATCTGGAAAAGGGACGGGTCGTTATTTTTGGGGCCGGTTCAGGAAATCCCTTTTTTACGACTGATACCACCGCGGCCCTCAGAGCAGCAGAAATTGAGGCAGAAGTGGTGTTTAAAGCCACTAAAGTGGATGGGGTTTATGATTCTGACCCCCATCTCAACCCTAATGCCCGTCGCTATCAGAGTTTAACCTATAGTCATGTACTCGCCCATGATTTACGGGTGATGGATAGCACGGCGATCGCTCTTTGCAAAGAAAATAATATACCAATAGTTGTCTTCGATCTCTCTGTTCCAGGGAATATTGTTCGGGCAATTCAAGGTGAAACTGTTGGAACCATTGTGGGAGGTTTCTGTGATGTTAGATGA
- a CDS encoding SagB/ThcOx family dehydrogenase gives MPNLSTSIATHYHERTKYHPQTIAAKNQGLDWSKQPVPFKEYKIGQSYDLTPYLSETSPTAPQAQEWQRLSRLLGCSYGLTAKIPTMGNPVYLRAAPSAGGLYPAEVYLISKGTALLPPGLYNYQAQTHSLVHFWDDEVWSKLQQACWFHSALENTELAIITTAIFYRSAWRYEDRAYRRIFLDTGHLLGNIELACSINHYRPHLIGGFQDHLLNKLLYLEPEKEGVITVIPLTDLLKQTQDKLVTYQPNALPSPIQRDYPLIDDGELLPYFHQATAIQTAESPQPFTNSSDTQSLEDKYNFPFCLKVSTKTFPIDWGKEFYDLEKTILRRRSTRAYTGANLTLDELKSLLHFTYQSQDYLSQGFDPIPDYFDLSLIETFIAVSGVQGIDTGCYYYAPKAQELRQIRFKNFRQELHYLCLGQELGRDAGAIIFHTADLQKAVEKYGDRVYRYLHLDAGHLGQRLNLAAIQLNLGVSGIGGFFDDQVNEVLGIPDAEAVLYLTTLGRPRYQ, from the coding sequence ATGCCGAATTTATCAACTTCGATCGCCACCCATTACCATGAACGAACCAAGTACCATCCCCAAACCATTGCCGCTAAAAATCAAGGGTTAGATTGGTCAAAACAGCCTGTTCCCTTCAAAGAATATAAAATCGGCCAGTCTTATGATCTTACCCCTTATCTCTCGGAAACTTCACCCACCGCTCCCCAAGCACAAGAATGGCAGCGACTGTCTCGATTATTAGGTTGTAGTTATGGCTTAACGGCGAAAATTCCCACCATGGGAAATCCTGTTTATTTAAGGGCTGCTCCCTCAGCCGGGGGACTCTATCCGGCTGAAGTTTATTTAATCTCCAAAGGAACCGCTTTACTCCCTCCTGGATTATACAATTATCAAGCTCAAACTCATTCTTTAGTTCATTTTTGGGACGATGAGGTTTGGTCAAAATTACAACAAGCTTGTTGGTTTCATTCTGCTTTAGAAAATACAGAATTAGCAATCATTACTACGGCGATTTTTTATCGTTCTGCTTGGCGTTATGAGGATCGAGCCTATCGACGTATTTTCTTAGATACCGGTCATTTATTAGGGAATATTGAATTAGCTTGTAGTATTAATCATTATCGGCCTCATTTAATTGGCGGATTTCAAGATCATCTGCTCAATAAACTTCTCTATCTTGAACCGGAAAAAGAAGGGGTAATTACGGTTATTCCTCTGACGGATCTGTTAAAACAAACTCAGGATAAATTAGTCACTTATCAACCAAATGCTTTACCTTCTCCCATTCAAAGGGATTATCCTTTGATTGATGATGGGGAATTATTACCCTATTTTCATCAGGCGACGGCCATTCAAACCGCAGAATCTCCTCAACCTTTTACGAATTCATCAGACACCCAATCTTTAGAAGATAAATATAATTTTCCTTTTTGTCTCAAAGTTTCGACAAAAACCTTCCCTATTGATTGGGGAAAAGAGTTTTATGATCTCGAAAAAACCATTCTCAGACGACGTTCAACCCGCGCTTATACCGGAGCAAATTTGACCTTAGATGAGTTGAAATCTCTCTTACACTTTACCTATCAATCTCAAGATTATCTTAGCCAAGGATTTGACCCAATTCCTGATTATTTTGACTTGAGTTTAATTGAAACTTTTATCGCTGTTTCTGGGGTACAAGGAATAGATACAGGGTGTTATTATTACGCCCCGAAAGCGCAAGAATTACGACAAATTCGCTTTAAAAATTTCCGACAGGAATTACACTATCTTTGTCTTGGCCAAGAATTAGGAAGGGATGCAGGGGCGATCATCTTCCATACGGCTGATTTACAAAAAGCTGTGGAAAAATATGGCGATCGCGTTTACCGTTATTTACATTTGGATGCGGGACACCTGGGACAACGGCTTAATTTAGCCGCTATTCAACTTAATTTGGGGGTCAGTGGTATTGGGGGCTTTTTTGACGATCAAGTTAACGAAGTCCTAGGCATTCCTGACGCTGAAGCGGTTCTTTATCTCACTACCCTAGGACGACCCAGATACCAATAA